Below is a window of Impatiens glandulifera chromosome 2, dImpGla2.1, whole genome shotgun sequence DNA.
CATAATTGTCACCAAACGGCTCtaaatttctctctcctatatACAAAGACAACGCTAGCCACTccattttatttcaatttttaattgcGACTAGACAAGGAGAAAAATGTCTAGAATAATTATTCTCAAGGACCTCAACGGTCAAATTTTTATAACGAATACATATATGGACATAGAAACAAATTAATTGCACGCGATTAATAAATAGtaacaaacaaagaaaaagacaaagaatattaagaaaaaagatAACATCAATACCAAAGTTGTTGATGGTTTGGTCtgatttttactttttttttcttaaatggtCCATGTAAATATTAAGGTGTAATGATATCTTGAAAAGTGGGTCCAAATCACTCGAGGATAGACATTgataattgaaaattcaatttttatgggTCATTTTAATACATTAATGGAAATCATGTTATTCTAAAATCCATTATTGTAAATTTGCCATTAACAACCTAACCAATTAATTAAGAAGTTCTTAATGGAATTACAAAAAATTCTTATAGAGTCCAATAACTAATCATCAAAGAAATTTAGATAAATTACTCAATTATCCAAAATCTTGGGTCAATTTGAAAAATGGAACTAAGTCTGGAATTCTGAGTTCATTTATAGTGTGTGGAGCTCATGAGTCATGACCtttatttctttgattttttttttatcatagttAATACCATTTTAAAGTCTTCACTTCTTTTCTCAATATTTGATTTGGAGTTGTCCGTGGTCATTCATGCTTAAAGAAAATTCATTCCACTCgatataaaagtttataaagttgTGGGCATAATTGTgagttttcttttataaatattttttaattcggGAGATAAAACTTTGAATAGAAGAAAGACGAAGTTTACAAATGTGTTGAGTTCAGAATTAGGATTATTCGGTAAACATATTATATGTCATTGAgtgttaaattattaaagtcTTTTTTGGGACCCGATTATCATTAATATGGAATGTAACTAAAGAGAGTTGGTTAGAGCATCAGCAGCGCACAGGACCtctgccctcttattttgtgaaatcaatATTCCACATCAGCAGAAAACGGACACACATTGTAGTTGTCcaaaacactccaatgcttCCGCCCGCCcgccctcttatctaaataataaattttatttataatattttaaataaataactaatttataatataggaatattataactaatattcctatattatagctatattataggaaaatttgagattttaaactcacgtgttaatataattaataaaaaatatattaatttatttaaaaaatatatttattaattagatatatttataagtaatattcctgtattatatatattataggagaatttaaaatttcaccCTTAAgacatattaatataattaatagaaaatataaaatatttttataatttaaaatatattataatattaaaaacgaataaatttgagaatatataacatatattcctatattataggaaaatttgagaatatataattaatatttctatattataataaaatattataatatttttataattaaatatataattaatattattattatttaatttataattaatattcctattttatagtaaaactttagaatatatatttatttaatgttattataatgttacttaaaaatagtaagaaaaaatattataattaaatatataactaatattcctatattatataatatattatattatataatgatgaaAAAGTCAGAGGAGGGCATGACCGGCATAGAGGGCACTGCCCTCTTTTTGCTTTTATctacaatgcaaaaaatgaaaaaaaccaaTTACCTGCCCTTTTCCACGCTGTCCCATGCGGGCACAGGTCATGCGCTGGAGATGCTCTTATTCCtcattaaaaaatgtattattatctatgcctacatatataatatctttattcattttctccAAAAGTGTGgtaaaaaatagagaaaaatatgtaaatttatataaaaatcttCTAATATTTCATCGTTTTGTGATCTATtaagttatattaattattgagtaacttttttttatattttatttttatttttatgttatttttttcgttttacttcaaaaaaatatatttattattttttaatatagatactttttttcaaacaaaacttcaaaaagtttaaattgACCATTTacataacacaaaatataacaattaatCTCAACTTTTTACTATTCAATTTATACCTTAAACGTTTCTTCAACATTTTTATAGTATTTGATTTGttgttatattattagttattttaaaattataaactaaaataaataaaaacctgGAAGACAACTGAAGTAGGtatatataattgtcatgagtaattgaataatataagatttataataataaaattcagtATGCATGCCAGATCAAATTATCTGTATGCATGATCGAGCTTGTATCAGCTAGCTAgctgttattataattataattattattattatataattaactgtattattgaaaattgttttatactttaaaaaaatatctccaTGTAATTAATTAGGCTGGCCAGAGGTCCAGAGCCATCTATCTCCATGTTAATTAGAAATTAACATCTGATTTAAAGCATTGTACAACTGAATATTTTCatatgtaataattttatttaagaaatacaattgttataattgtttataaattaacattttattgaattaaatttatttttattaaaaatatggagatGGAATTGATGAAATATATGTGGCTAGCTAGCTAGGTagcttgatattattataagcTCATTAATTATTTCTACATGTGCaatgattgattgattatatAGAATAAAACGTTTTATAGCTAGTACaaaatcaatcaataatattatccTGTCTCCTttctttaacaataaaattaagtaacAACTACtctatttgatttatatatgcCCCCTCTAAGAAGTGGGAGAtttgtgataattaattatatatctgaTTAAGAGTATTAATCATATGATATCTAAATTAAATGGACCAAATTAAATAATCCTAATCTTAGTTAGCCAATCTGTAACTTTGAACTTTCCAGCAACTATAGTAAGATATTAACGAAATGTAGAAGAAATTGAAACTAATAGGGAAATTTAGTTCcataaaatcttaattataataaaagttgAATCAAAAAGAGAATTATTAGGTTTAGTTAATGATATGAGAATTGGACATCATGCTGTTTTGATACCacaatttataagaaaaataacacatatatgtTTTCGTCCCTCACCCTAAAgtaattatgataaataataatttcatgataatactttataaaaaatacattaagctttagttaaaaaaaaagagaattatttattgtttaaaaattcTAATTCACGGCCATGGGAATGAGTATACCTAGTCAAGGGTTTATTGCAGGGCCAACCAACCGTGTGTGAGACTTGTTGGTTACTTAACCGTTGTTTTTGCGTCgattttactataaataaaatattatcatttaatttaaaactagCCGAGTTGACTTGTAACCATGAAAAACCATGTTTATGCTAGGATAGGTCGACATACTAAATTTTTTACATTTGTGATTATACGGCTATCAGGTGCAAAATTGAGGAATGTAGTGTGTATGAATGACCCTGTTCATTCCACTAATTGTAACATTGCATATATActctgtttttatttaaatataaagaaaatatattgtaatgatttaataaattataaatacaaataatctattttttagttaaataattatgaaaacaataaaaatacaaaataattcaatatcaaCCAAGCTCTCAAGTGGATAATTATAAGAATCTTGGTTCCTTGAAATGAAGACCCACCTCCTATTTGGTCCTCTCAAATCTCAACCATCTCTGAATTCTGAATTTTTCCAtcagaattatttaaataatttatttatttttatccattgTGACATTAATGGTagaagattattaattaaaatactaaaaaaatatatattattttattacacaTGTTAATACCTTttgtcttttaaaaaataaacttaaataaaagacCTTTTCTAACCACGAGAGGTGGGACCGTGAGAAATAGGTTATTGAAGCATTTCCAATAATTAATTGGGTCTTGTTTGAACTTggttaattgaaaatatatattattagatataaaagtgaattatttaaataatatatttaagtaattaatgaTAGATGAGATGAAATATCATTTGAAAAGTATTCCAGATAACCCGCaacaatgattttatttgtttcttaccaaattttgaataaatactaataaatcatATGTTACTttttctaaaacataaaattagcATATGTGTTTCAATTTCATAATAAATCTTATATAcgaataaattcaatttttaagttaaattatatcaTAAGTTCTGTTGTGCATGAGAGATATAAAACTGTCACTTATCTCTACCAAATTTATAATCACTTGTGACATCATTACGTGCacagaaaataagaaaaatataaaacaagataatataaaataaatagaaagacATGCATGTCATCGAGCCTGCAATATGGACGTTTCAAGAACAATTAATGAATCACAACAAAAATATCCAGGAATTCTGTAGAAAACCCTTGTAATATGAGTGCAAACAAATTACATGTTAATTTGATTGAATACCGAacttaaaacatatttaagttGATTTATTTACAGTAATTTATTCATTCCAATAATTGTAACAACATATTGCAAAATTGcgatttatttaagtttttaaagtGAATCAAACTAGTCCTATAattcaaaaggaaaaaaaaaaaactatgagcttattttatttcaaaatgatTTCGGTCAAATCTTATTTTTCAatagttttcaaatataatataaatattgtgtGCTACATAAAGTGATCACTAAAAGGGAtgtgatcttcatattggtggTATAGAAActtatgataatttattattttattattttcacatGATGGATGGAGACAAAAATAATGCAATATACCGTATGGGCTTAAATTGTCGTTACGtgtttcttttccttttttcttttgcTTGGCTAATTTctcttatattattatcttttaaaattagtttatttcattttgaatatataatatggaTGATTAAAAATGGTGAATGCATATCTACCATGAACGATAGGGATTCGTGCAAGTGTTGAAATAAGATGAAACGATTGGGGGTATTTGAGTAATTTAGAAGCGCATGCAGTTAAGAAAGACGACGTTTGTTCATTGTATGCGTTACACGTGTAGTAGGGgaattcatataaattaaatgatgatCGATCACCAAAACAAGGCGATTGAAACTCTCTGGAAATAAATTAGAAGAGAGATAGATAATGGCGAATTCTATAAACAAATTCTCCAAATCTaaatccttcttcttctccatcgATCGAAACTATCCAACCGTCATAGACTCCTCCATGTACGAACTCGACGAATCGGACGTATGGAACTCGCCGGTTGATTTTCaatcggcggcggcggcggcggcggcatcGAAGACTGCGACGTCGTGGCAGAGGCGATCGAAGGTTGCGGTGAGGTCCGCATCGGTTCCTGTGGACGTTCCGGAGTGGTCGAAGAGGAGGAGCGTGGACGTGGACGTGGACGTGGACTTGTTTGGCGATGGAGTAGTAGTACCGCCGCACGTGTTGGTGGCGAGAGAGTTGGATAATAATAAGGCGACTGCAGTAGCGTATTCGGTTTATGAAGGACTTGGGAGGACTCTGAAAGGGAGGGATCTAAGTAAGGTTAGAAATGCAATTTGGGAGATTACTGGTTTTCAGGactaatcaatcaatcaatttcACACTCAACTATAGCTGCCTGGCTGGCCTGCTGGTTAATTAATTAGGGTTTTGTATCAAACCAAATGCTGCAAAGAAGGAAGGATCcatccaaatccaaatccaaaagAAACTGATCAGGTTATATTTGTTGTTGATCATCTTTAGGCTTGACAGGACTTGACTAGTTTCAAAGTATGTTACATACTCTTTATAATCATCTGGATTATTGGGAAGTTTTCTGGATAATTGCTAATATAGGATCGGATGATTTTGGTTTCCATGATTCAGTGTATTGAAtgttaaatttgaatttcatttttgtcGAAGGAAATATATCATCCTTCATCCATCATTTATTTATCTTGATTGATTGAAGTCGATTACACCATTAATTCATCAACAAATTATTAGGGATGTCTTATTCAAAGTCAAGAGACCGACCCGTTATCTATAAACTCCCTCTCTTAATTTATGCAGTTTGCATTACTCCAATCCATCGGATTTGGATATATATAGTGTAACAAAAATATGCTTTTTATTTCTAAAGAAAATCATGCCATCATCAcggttttttgtttgaaaaaatgtgatctagtttttttttttttttgtaaaaatgtgAGTTTTTCCTAAATTTTGGGTTCCATTAACACTTTTATAGGGTGAGGGTTTATCatgtgaaaaaaatttaattgtcaactaaattaataatattttatttgtcattagatatttatattatatttttactcaAATGTCTcacttttaattaaaacaatattatttgaaaatttccTATATAAGCCATAAATATATAAGGAGGAAGACAATAACCACAACgttgatatttaaatagaaGGTCAACAATTTTGTAAACCGGCTTGCTTTTGTCAATTCATTTTAGGTTTTCCGCTTgagtttataattattaaaaagtatttataaaaataactttttagttgataattatttttaaaaaatatttttattcaatatatttatttataaaaatgaaactaGAAATTTATTTCAactaatattttcaattaatttaaagatttaaaaaaaatcaaatttataaattgacaTAACTTGTGAGGCCAATGAGGATATGTTATccaaaaagaacaaaaatatttggataaatgagacaaataaaaaattatatatatgacctAAAccctataaaattatatatatatatatatatatatgacattttattttaatattcaattttcttttttcccTCTTTACTCTATTTTTTAGACATGAGTGAGAAAGTCTCTTTATGACAccatatttttaatgaattctcctttattaaaaaaaattatttatttaaattacacTTATAAGagaacaattaaatatataatataaacaatacatttattttttatatttgttaataaatttaaatttatttatttatatataaaaggtgtcttcaaaataaaaatatgatattaataatGGAACAAATGGAGAGATTTTGTcaaaaatttttttaattctttgttTTAACTCTTCTActtatttaatgtttattatcatatcatttatttattttttaacatgttatcaatcaaaattctaatttttctcCTTCCACCTCAACCCCAACTCTTCTTCTTTCACTAATTTTATTTCTCAAGATTCTTCTTGCATTTCTTTCTCCACAACATAAATAACTGTAAATAAGGAAATGACATGACAATTAATGTTATTGAGTATATAGTCCTAAATTGTCTtttatcctattttttttaattatttagcctcaataattatgattttaaattggAGAATTGGTCAATTCTTCCAATCTGCTATATATATAGTACATAATATACTCGTATCCGGTGAGGATATGCTGTTCCACGTTTTATAATATTTCCCGTAACACTTTACACAAACAacatgaaaatttattatttatttataatgtataatttatttgtttttgtaaaaaaaaaaaaaaaaaaaaaaaaaaaaaaaaaaaaaaacaaaacatgaaTGTGGTACAGCTGCAGCCCGCAAAGACTACCACGGCTATATGGTTCGGGCCGTTTATCTATAAAACAAGATCCGACCCGAATATCGGCGCCTTCCCACCTACTCTTCAGAGACCGTTCAATTTGCGATCTCTGAAGCAGTAAAGACTGGTAGAGGAGGAGAGTCTCGTTGAATTATGAACGTGGTGATGTCAAGTTGAATTGTGCACTTTCATTCCAACAGTTGTATTTGGCTTATCGGCAATGGCGTCGGATTCTAAATCCTCCGACTCCGACGACATCACAGAGGACCAAAACCCCAATTCAAGCCCTAATCCTGGCCTAAACCCCAATTCGATTGATCAGTCACTTGACGCCATCGAAGATCAGCTAGCAGCGATTGCCTTGGGGAAACCTAATGACTCAGCTGTTGTGGAACGtgaaacttcttcttcttccgaaCCCGATGAAGAAATTTTCAAGGACGCTCCTAACTCATCCTTCTTGGACGATGAAACTCATCTGGAAGGAGTTTCGCTTGACATCACCGAGGAGGTTCGCCCTAATTCAGCAACTGAAGTTGTCGATGAAAATCACTTGGAAGGAGTTTCACTTGACATTTCCGAGGAGGAGGTTCGCCCTAATTCCACAACTGAAGTTGTCGGTGAAAATAACCTAGAAGGAGTTTCACTTGACATTTCCGAGGAGGTTCTCCCTAATTCAATAACTGAAGTTGTCGGTGAAAATCACCTAGAAGGAGTTTCACTTGACATTTCCGAGGAGGTTCGTCCCAATTCAGTTGAAGAAAGCTCATCTGTTGGTTTCTCATGGCGAAGGATTGATTCGGATCCAGAAATAGACCGGCCGGCGAGCCCCAGCAGCAGCGGATATGCAGGTGAGAGGGGAAGCAGCGGGCCTAGTAGTGTGTCTGGAATTGATGAGGTTGGTGAAACTGAAATTCATGAGATTGGgaatggaaatggaaatggGAATGGTAATTATGGTGAAGGATCGGATGCTCAAGCAGCTTCCTGGGTTCCAGGAAAGCGGCATGTGGATGAAGTGAGTCAAATTATGCTAATTTTTTCCAACTGTTGTTAAATGTGATCATTTGAACTATTGGGAACTTTTATTTTCCTTTAATGTAGAATGCACATTGGTCTAACTTGTTAACCGTGTTTACTCTAGCTTGACACTGAGTTTGATTTTCCTGAACATTGCACACCTGCTTTTAAAATGGCTATCACTGATTCATAAGCCTGGAGGTGAAATGATCACAATGGTTCAGTGTCATATCCTTATAATCATTAGCTGCAATGCATAAATAGTATGATAGTTTCCGAGTTTTCTTCTGGTCTGAATGTTTCTGAATTAGTAATAACTCAATCTTTCAAGATTCAGTTTAATGCGTCGTATTTTTATTCTGTACCTATTTCATATGCATCTAAATACTTCCTGTTGTAATTATATTTGACATGTAacctttttcttttaatataattgCCAAAAAATCTTATGCCTGTGTTCCCCTAATAGGATCAACtactaaaaataaatgaatgattACTCAGGATGATGGTTCTGTTTCATGGAGGAAAAGAAAGAAGCACTTTATCATTTTGAGTAATTCTGGTAAACCAATCTATTCGAGGTGGGTATTTTATCACAACAGCAAAAACTTGTTTGTCTTTTTCTCGTGGTCTTCTTTTTCCGGTAAATAATGTTCAATAATCCCTTTGATGTATGTAACAACTAAAGATATGGGGATGAACACAAGCTCGCTGGATTTTCAGCAACTTTACAAGCTATCATTTCCTTCGTTGAGAATGGGTAACTTGCTACATCTACACATTTGGATATTTATCAAGAGTATTATCAGCAAGTTTGAGCTTATTCACAACTGATAATATCTATGAAGTGGTATCAGTTAAGAGAATTCAACTGTTTCTCACAATCTATTTTCAGGGGAGATCATATTAAATCAATAAGAGCAGGAAACCACCAGGTCAGTTTCTGCTATCCCAATTAAACTCTGCCTCTACAATTGCTATTTGTTAATATGATTGGTCTTTACCTGTGCTTTGTGCTGTTTCTTGCTTAAGCGGAGTTCATTAATTTTTCACAAATGAGATGTTTGAAGTAGATAATTTTAGGATTtcatttggatatttatgaACCACCTTTCTCATTTATTATAGCATCTTAAGTTAACTGTATTTTTTGTGCGTTGTTAACATTTCAGTTTGGTTCTTCACTTCTTCTAATGGATGAATGCTATTCCCTTGAATTCACTTATGACTTGGAACTTCTATTTACCTGTTTCTAAAATCGTCATTGTATTTcactttgttttgaaaaattgttACATAACCTATTTCTGGCCCTTAGTACAACATATAATGGATTAATGAGAACATGCTCTggtaaaatattgaatattagggtttgtatattaattagaatttgTAGTTTTTGTTGCATTTTCAGGTGGTTTTTCTTGTAAAAGGTCCTATCTACTTAGTCTGCATAAGCTGCACAGAGGAGCCTTATGAGTCACTCAGAGGGCAGTTAGAGCTTATATATGGTCAGGTACCATTTTTTTTCCTAcatagagaataaataaaatcttcaaGATTCTTTCCTGTATACtgcgatgatgatgatgttgttggATTTCTTTCGCTATTTgccttaaatattttttattgaaatcgaGAGTGGAACGCAAGGAACGTTCTTAAACAGTTtgcagaaagaaagaaaaaaccaaAATACAACAAATTTTGAATCCGATAAGCTTGAGGTAGTCCCATCCGGTGCACATCCCCTTCTTCTTGATTGATGCGAAAGTTTGAAGAAGAAAACCTTTAATCCTACCGGCCCCAAAACTCTTtccttgaatttttttttctatttaccttatatattttaactagtAAAATAACTTTTTCCTCAGTCAATTAATTGTTTAACAATTTATGAATGCAGATGATTCTTATCCTAACAAAATCTGTAAATAGATGTTTTGAGAAGAATCCTAAGTTTGATATGACGCCCTTGCTTGGAGGAACAGATGCTGTCTTCTCATCTCTTATTCACTCTTTTGGCTGGTTTGTTATTTGCTCCCTTGTAGCGCGGCTATTTTGACTTTACATACTATCCgttcatacaatattttttttaaaaaaaatactcaggGGACATTAGTTGTCTTTTACGATTTTACCCCATGCAGACTCCTTCCTTTGGTTATTTGTCTGTAGTTCACCATGTCAAATGACAGGCCACTTTTTCTTAGTAGATGTCTTAGGACTCGTTTGCACTTCTACATCTTTCAGAAGAAAAAACTTATTGATCTTGTATATCTTTGTTCTTCACAATCTACCTTTTTTTTGCGCTTGTACACCTTTCAGAAGAAAAAGGTTATTGATATTGTATTTATCTGTCCTTCACAAATCTACAGCTTTATAGAGGAAATCATTTGTCACTGGATTGAGTTTTTCATGTCCATTTGAATATATATCCAATTTCTTAACTACAGGAATCCATCCACTTTTCTTCATGCTTACACATGTCTTCCACTTCCTTATCCAACAAGACAAGCAGCTGGTGCCATATTGCAAGATGTTGCTGATTCAGGTGTCCTATTTGCAATATTGATGTGCAAACACAAGGTCTTTCTTGAGCACTCAAAAAGAAAATTACATCCCCTTGATCAAACAGAAGGGGAATAACTTGGTATTTTAGAAGCACTAATTTGGATCACTTGCAGGTGGTCAGCCTTGTAGGTGCACAAAAAGCATCACTTCATCCTGATGATATGCTGCTGCTTTCCAATTTTGTTATGTCATCAGAATCATTTAGgcaagtattattattattttttatttcacacAACAATACTCTTATCTTTTTCAAGTACCAGAGCTCCATAAGAACATTCCCATTTAGTCATTGCTGCTAAATGTGACAGTACTTTTAATTTGGGTCATAACTGTTTTACTGGGTTGTTGCAGGACTTCTGAGTCTTTCTCGCCAATTTGCCTACCAAGATATAATCCCATGGCATTTTTGTATGCTTATGTTTGCTATCTCGATGTGAGTGAAGcttaaattaataaagttaCTGCTATAAACTAATCCAAATGCATTTTCCCTAAATTACAAAAATCAAGGCCTTCTGTTACTTCATAACTCTGACCACACgttcttatgttattttttcaaattcaaatttccaTCCAATAGTTCATCAGAATCACAGTGCTTGTTGCCAGGTTGATACATACTTAATGTTGCTTACAACCAGTTCAGATGCCTTCTATCATCTCAAAGATTGTAGGTAATTTATAACTATTTCTGTTACTCCATAGAAGGATTTAACTTTTTTGTTGTTATGTCTTCTTCTCCAGAAAAGTTAAGATCTTTGTGTGACAAAAGTACTCCAAACTCATTAGCTCTAGATTATCATGATTACAGTCCTATTCCATCTATATGGAATgtacttttcatttttttaagtgCTGGGTCCATTTTCTAGGATTCATATCGAAATGGTCCTTTTGAAGTCAAACGTTCTTAGCGAAGCTCAAAGATCTTTATTGGAAGGAGGCATGCATGTTGAGGATTTACCTGTTGAACCATCTCCTCGTACT
It encodes the following:
- the LOC124927974 gene encoding uncharacterized protein LOC124927974, with translation MANSINKFSKSKSFFFSIDRNYPTVIDSSMYELDESDVWNSPVDFQSAAAAAAASKTATSWQRRSKVAVRSASVPVDVPEWSKRRSVDVDVDVDLFGDGVVVPPHVLVARELDNNKATAVAYSVYEGLGRTLKGRDLSKVRNAIWEITGFQD
- the LOC124925515 gene encoding vacuolar fusion protein MON1 homolog — its product is MASDSKSSDSDDITEDQNPNSSPNPGLNPNSIDQSLDAIEDQLAAIALGKPNDSAVVERETSSSSEPDEEIFKDAPNSSFLDDETHLEGVSLDITEEVRPNSATEVVDENHLEGVSLDISEEEVRPNSTTEVVGENNLEGVSLDISEEVLPNSITEVVGENHLEGVSLDISEEVRPNSVEESSSVGFSWRRIDSDPEIDRPASPSSSGYAGERGSSGPSSVSGIDEVGETEIHEIGNGNGNGNGNYGEGSDAQAASWVPGKRHVDEDDGSVSWRKRKKHFIILSNSGKPIYSRYGDEHKLAGFSATLQAIISFVENGGDHIKSIRAGNHQVVFLVKGPIYLVCISCTEEPYESLRGQLELIYGQMILILTKSVNRCFEKNPKFDMTPLLGGTDAVFSSLIHSFGWNPSTFLHAYTCLPLPYPTRQAAGAILQDVADSGVLFAILMCKHKVVSLVGAQKASLHPDDMLLLSNFVMSSESFRTSESFSPICLPRYNPMAFLYAYVCYLDVDTYLMLLTTSSDAFYHLKDCRIHIEMVLLKSNVLSEAQRSLLEGGMHVEDLPVEPSPRTGSSSPRLGHHKVVSDSQDIFRETLVGIGGSAGLWHFMYRSIFLDQYVSSEFSSPINSSRQQKRLYIAYQKLYASMHDKDAGPHKTQFRRDENYVLLCWATPDFELYATFDPLADKAAAIKTCNRVCQWVKDVENEIFLLGASPFSW